Proteins found in one Bremerella volcania genomic segment:
- a CDS encoding vWA domain-containing protein, with amino-acid sequence MRWISATLMGVVMLAGCGENVKFRNPLAKNQPKQQAAPAQTAAKPKADPKPVQTKEAQARNTMIRTTSLRGGGASRFGNGKTVGANSSVEENVERLRTEIAGSIDFAPTMIVWIVDSTLSASELRSSWANGAKKLYTDFQTNGLPGGKPADNLSTAIVSFGEKTDFVIEQPTTNFGEVIGKLAAIQTDNSGKESTFATIGQVFDKYGPIKQQQGRELMVVVVTDEAGDDWKQVDSIVEKANSTGVRVYAIGVPAPMGRMMAEVAPQESRSDGMPAMLQGPETRYSQRVDMKFNSGGFGGDDVDSGYGPFGLTYLAYQTRGSFLVSRLRSAPWPGSAMRFDDEVMRKYPPQYLTEAQYQAKLSENKALAALHQAASQGQVEAMTYPASQFVVEDEARLKNALDGAQRIAARLEPMINAVYDPLAEGEKDRDKITDKRWQASYDLALGRAAAVKARVDGYNQMLAILKGGRKFEDPSHDTWNLEPADTLEEAGSRLEKTRLQAKEYLERIIKEHPDTPWAYFAEKELETPIGWKWVEY; translated from the coding sequence ATGAGATGGATCTCCGCGACGCTCATGGGCGTGGTGATGTTGGCTGGTTGTGGAGAAAACGTCAAGTTTCGTAATCCACTGGCCAAGAATCAGCCGAAGCAGCAGGCAGCACCTGCCCAGACGGCCGCCAAGCCGAAAGCGGATCCCAAGCCGGTTCAAACCAAGGAAGCCCAGGCACGCAATACGATGATTCGCACGACTTCGCTACGAGGTGGCGGTGCCAGCCGATTCGGTAACGGTAAAACGGTCGGGGCGAATTCCAGCGTCGAGGAAAACGTCGAACGCCTACGTACCGAAATCGCCGGCAGCATCGACTTTGCACCCACGATGATCGTTTGGATCGTGGACTCGACGTTGAGTGCTTCCGAACTGCGAAGCTCTTGGGCCAATGGGGCGAAGAAGCTTTATACCGACTTTCAGACCAATGGCCTGCCTGGCGGCAAGCCGGCCGATAACCTCTCGACGGCGATCGTCAGCTTCGGTGAAAAGACCGACTTCGTGATCGAGCAGCCGACGACTAACTTTGGCGAAGTGATCGGCAAGCTTGCGGCGATTCAGACCGACAACTCCGGCAAGGAATCGACGTTCGCGACGATCGGTCAGGTTTTCGACAAGTATGGCCCGATCAAGCAGCAGCAAGGTCGCGAACTGATGGTCGTGGTCGTTACCGACGAGGCAGGCGACGACTGGAAGCAAGTCGACTCGATCGTCGAAAAGGCGAACTCGACCGGCGTGCGCGTTTATGCGATTGGCGTGCCGGCCCCGATGGGACGCATGATGGCGGAAGTCGCTCCGCAGGAATCGCGTTCCGACGGCATGCCTGCGATGCTGCAAGGACCGGAAACGCGTTACTCGCAGCGTGTTGATATGAAGTTTAACAGTGGCGGATTTGGTGGCGACGACGTCGACAGCGGGTATGGTCCGTTCGGCTTGACGTACCTGGCGTATCAAACGCGCGGATCGTTTCTTGTGTCGCGGCTTCGCTCGGCTCCCTGGCCTGGCAGTGCGATGCGGTTTGATGACGAGGTGATGCGAAAGTATCCTCCGCAGTACCTGACCGAAGCCCAGTATCAAGCCAAGCTTTCCGAGAACAAGGCACTCGCCGCGCTGCATCAAGCGGCTTCGCAAGGTCAAGTTGAAGCGATGACCTATCCGGCTTCTCAGTTCGTGGTGGAAGATGAAGCGCGGCTGAAGAATGCACTGGATGGTGCCCAGCGAATTGCGGCTCGCTTGGAACCCATGATCAATGCCGTCTACGATCCGCTGGCCGAAGGGGAGAAGGATCGCGACAAGATTACCGACAAACGCTGGCAGGCCAGCTACGACCTGGCCCTGGGGCGAGCCGCCGCCGTCAAGGCACGCGTCGATGGTTACAACCAGATGCTGGCGATCTTGAAGGGGGGCCGAAAGTTCGAGGATCCTTCGCACGATACGTGGAACCTCGAGCCAGCCGATACGCTGGAAGAAGCCGGTAGCCGACTGGAAAAGACACGTCTGCAGGCCAAAGAATATCTGGAGCGTATCATCAAGGAGCACCCTGACACGCCGTGGGCCTACTTCGCCGAAAAAGAGTTGGAAACGCCCATCGGTTGGAAGTGGGTCGAGTACTAA
- a CDS encoding sugar phosphate isomerase/epimerase family protein, which produces MLSRRAFTRQAAALAACSPFLATSSLLQAAKAANVPIITQQYPWGTFYRRSNRDAGDLDALLGEVKSCGLVGYEPIAGSPQQIKTIADSAKKHDLQIKSLYVNSTLHDPAQAAASIRAVLDIAAAANEACGTRIIVTNPSPIQWGGSQNKSDEQLRTQAKALDLLGAQLRKQGQQLAYHNHDIELREGARELHHMLASTDPNNVKFCLDAHWVFRGCGNSEVAVFDVARLYKDRIVELHLRQSHDGIWDEAFGAGDIDYDQLAEMLLDLETPPLLVLEQAVEGKSPNTMDAVEAHTVGREYAQKTFAKLIAQ; this is translated from the coding sequence ATGCTCAGTCGTCGTGCATTCACCAGGCAAGCTGCCGCCCTGGCAGCTTGTTCTCCGTTTCTTGCCACGAGTTCTTTGCTGCAGGCAGCCAAAGCGGCTAATGTGCCTATCATTACGCAGCAATATCCTTGGGGCACGTTTTATCGTCGCAGCAATCGGGACGCTGGCGATCTGGACGCGTTGCTGGGCGAAGTGAAATCGTGCGGGCTGGTCGGTTACGAACCGATCGCTGGTTCACCTCAGCAGATCAAAACGATCGCGGACTCAGCGAAGAAGCATGACCTGCAAATCAAGTCGCTGTACGTCAACAGTACGCTTCACGACCCAGCCCAAGCAGCGGCGAGCATTCGAGCGGTTCTCGATATCGCCGCCGCCGCGAACGAGGCCTGTGGGACGCGGATCATCGTGACCAACCCGAGTCCTATTCAATGGGGCGGCAGCCAAAACAAGTCGGACGAGCAGTTGCGAACCCAGGCCAAAGCACTTGACTTGCTGGGGGCTCAACTGCGGAAGCAGGGACAGCAATTGGCATATCACAACCACGATATTGAACTGCGTGAGGGTGCCCGGGAACTGCATCACATGCTGGCATCGACCGACCCGAACAACGTGAAGTTCTGCCTGGATGCCCACTGGGTCTTTCGAGGCTGCGGCAACTCCGAAGTGGCCGTGTTTGACGTGGCTCGGCTTTACAAGGACCGCATCGTCGAACTGCATCTGCGGCAATCGCACGACGGCATATGGGACGAAGCATTCGGCGCTGGCGACATTGACTACGATCAACTGGCCGAGATGCTATTGGACCTGGAGACTCCACCACTGCTGGTGTTGGAACAAGCCGTCGAAGGGAAATCGCCTAATACCATGGATGCGGTCGAGGCCCACACGGTCGGCCGGGAATATGCTCAGAAAACCTTTGCGAAACTGATTGCCCAGTGA
- a CDS encoding nucleotide pyrophosphohydrolase, translating into MTQTENSLTLRQAQEDVDQWIQTIGVRYFSELTNLAQLMEEVGEVARVISRTYGEQSFKASDKKVELSDELADVLFVVICLANQTGVDLTEALRRNLEKKTHRDATRHQENEKLK; encoded by the coding sequence GTGACACAGACGGAAAACTCTTTAACGCTTCGCCAGGCCCAGGAAGACGTCGATCAGTGGATTCAGACGATCGGCGTACGGTATTTTTCAGAGCTGACGAACCTGGCCCAGTTGATGGAGGAAGTGGGGGAGGTGGCCCGCGTCATTTCGCGGACCTATGGCGAGCAAAGCTTCAAAGCATCGGACAAGAAGGTCGAACTGTCCGACGAACTTGCCGACGTGTTATTCGTGGTGATCTGCCTGGCTAATCAAACAGGTGTCGATCTGACCGAAGCGCTTCGTCGAAACCTCGAAAAAAAAACGCACCGCGACGCGACGCGGCACCAGGAAAACGAGAAACTCAAGTAG
- a CDS encoding TatD family hydrolase, with protein sequence MKFIDPHIHVTSRTTDDYEAMAKAGVAAIIEPAFWLGQPRTNVGSFQDYFSSLVGFEKFRAAQFGIRHYCTIGLNSKEANNEALAEQVMEIMPLFLAKENVVAVGEIGFDDMTALEEKYLRLQLEMAKEVDLPVLIHTPHRNKKQGTYRSMDIIEEHEIPPHLVVIDHNNEETCEEVLRRGYWAAFTIYPKTKMGNERMVEIVKKYGPERIIVDSSADWGVSDPLAVPKTGNLMLERGVPEEHVELTCYKNALAAYGQSGQFEESDWLNPEPIDQRTLFEGNSVLRGGQTPRVDKPEDDRIIQ encoded by the coding sequence ATGAAATTCATCGACCCCCACATTCACGTTACCTCGCGTACGACCGACGACTACGAAGCGATGGCCAAAGCTGGCGTGGCGGCGATTATTGAGCCGGCTTTCTGGCTGGGCCAGCCGCGAACCAACGTGGGCTCTTTCCAGGATTACTTCAGCAGCCTGGTGGGCTTCGAGAAGTTCCGCGCGGCCCAGTTTGGCATTCGTCACTACTGCACGATCGGGCTGAACTCGAAAGAAGCCAACAACGAAGCCCTGGCCGAACAGGTCATGGAGATCATGCCGCTGTTTCTGGCCAAAGAGAACGTCGTGGCCGTGGGTGAAATCGGCTTCGACGACATGACCGCCCTGGAAGAGAAGTATCTGCGTCTGCAGCTGGAGATGGCCAAAGAAGTCGATCTGCCGGTGCTGATCCACACGCCCCACCGCAACAAAAAGCAGGGCACCTACCGCAGCATGGACATCATCGAAGAGCACGAGATCCCACCTCATTTAGTGGTAATCGACCACAACAATGAGGAAACCTGCGAAGAGGTTCTGCGGCGTGGCTACTGGGCTGCATTCACCATCTACCCCAAGACGAAAATGGGGAACGAACGCATGGTAGAGATCGTAAAGAAATATGGTCCGGAGAGAATCATTGTCGATTCATCCGCCGATTGGGGTGTTTCGGATCCGTTAGCCGTCCCCAAAACTGGCAATTTGATGCTAGAGCGGGGTGTCCCTGAAGAGCACGTTGAGTTAACCTGTTACAAGAACGCTTTGGCTGCTTATGGTCAGAGCGGTCAGTTCGAGGAATCGGATTGGTTAAACCCAGAGCCCATCGATCAACGTACGTTGTTCGAAGGGAATAGCGTTCTGCGGGGTGGCCAGACTCCTCGAGTCGATAAGCCAGAAGACGATCGTATCATTCAATAA
- a CDS encoding DUF480 domain-containing protein: MSEDMQTPEPAWRPLSKIQRRVLGVLIEKAKTTPDAYPMSLNGLTTGSNQKSNRDPQLNLESWEIEEALEQLRDMGAVAEVHGDGRVVKFRHYAKDWLGCDGNELAVMAELLLRGTQTVGELRGRAARMGKIPDMGSLQPILDDLQRKKLVVPLTPKGRGQVVTHGLFSEKELAEQRNQHGGVRVVEANVEPPDATSIAEPVQRPVNPEPTAPPPAVASSTSSSSDSAAIAELRAEVAALKAELERIKKDVEDLWSSMT; encoded by the coding sequence ATGTCCGAAGATATGCAAACCCCTGAGCCTGCCTGGCGTCCCCTTTCCAAAATCCAGCGCCGCGTGCTCGGCGTGCTGATCGAGAAAGCCAAGACGACGCCGGATGCCTACCCGATGTCGCTCAATGGCCTGACGACCGGCAGCAATCAGAAGAGCAATCGCGATCCTCAGCTGAACCTGGAAAGCTGGGAAATCGAAGAAGCCCTGGAGCAGCTTCGCGACATGGGGGCCGTGGCCGAAGTCCATGGAGACGGGCGAGTCGTCAAGTTTCGGCACTACGCCAAGGATTGGCTGGGCTGCGATGGAAATGAACTCGCCGTAATGGCCGAACTGCTTCTGCGCGGCACTCAAACCGTGGGTGAGCTGCGCGGCCGCGCGGCGCGCATGGGCAAGATTCCGGACATGGGCTCTTTGCAACCAATCCTGGACGATCTGCAGCGGAAGAAGCTGGTCGTTCCTCTCACTCCCAAGGGGCGCGGGCAAGTCGTCACGCACGGCCTGTTTTCCGAGAAGGAACTGGCCGAGCAGCGTAATCAGCATGGTGGCGTCCGTGTCGTCGAAGCCAACGTAGAACCACCGGACGCAACTTCGATCGCCGAGCCTGTCCAGCGCCCGGTGAACCCCGAGCCAACCGCCCCTCCGCCGGCAGTCGCGTCCTCGACATCTTCTTCCTCCGATAGCGCCGCGATCGCCGAGCTTCGGGCGGAAGTCGCTGCCCTGAAAGCGGAACTCGAGCGAATCAAGAAGGACGTCGAAGACCTCTGGTCGAGCATGACCTGA
- a CDS encoding EboA domain-containing protein, whose amino-acid sequence MSYTPVQLLENWILRQASDAGQAWLDTQREAVATSDLKSLYMAFGFAPRKVGKADLQLTERDLNDAAEARPGWMPHAWTIDQAARVLLLMSLPSEDDAAFHATLEKLFQTAEIREQICLYQALQLLPHQELFDDRLSEGIRTNIKSIFESIAHNNPLPMELMSEQAWNQMVLKALFIGAALDPIEGLDRRVNPDLARMLIDFAHERRAAKRPIPVELWRVAAPFADEVALEDMRALFASGEQLEQSAIALALVSTACDEADVILKTNPEIAKRAESGEITWREIAQQAY is encoded by the coding sequence ATGTCTTACACCCCAGTTCAATTGTTAGAGAATTGGATTCTGCGTCAGGCTTCTGATGCGGGCCAAGCTTGGCTCGATACGCAGCGCGAAGCGGTCGCCACTAGCGATCTCAAATCGTTGTACATGGCCTTTGGTTTCGCTCCGCGGAAGGTTGGCAAGGCCGATCTTCAGTTGACCGAGCGCGACTTGAACGATGCTGCCGAAGCTCGCCCAGGCTGGATGCCGCATGCATGGACGATCGACCAGGCGGCCCGCGTTCTGCTGCTGATGTCGCTTCCATCCGAAGATGACGCGGCATTTCATGCCACGCTGGAGAAGCTGTTTCAAACGGCTGAGATTCGCGAACAGATTTGCCTGTACCAGGCCTTGCAGCTATTGCCCCACCAAGAGCTGTTTGACGATCGCTTGTCCGAAGGCATCCGCACCAACATCAAGTCGATCTTCGAGTCGATCGCCCACAACAACCCGTTGCCGATGGAACTGATGTCGGAACAGGCCTGGAATCAGATGGTTCTCAAGGCACTGTTCATTGGGGCGGCGCTCGATCCGATCGAAGGGCTCGATCGTCGCGTGAATCCGGACCTGGCCCGCATGCTGATCGATTTCGCCCACGAGCGCCGCGCCGCCAAACGTCCGATTCCCGTAGAGTTGTGGCGAGTGGCCGCTCCGTTTGCCGATGAAGTAGCATTAGAAGACATGAGAGCGTTGTTCGCCTCCGGCGAGCAGCTTGAACAATCGGCCATTGCGTTGGCCCTGGTTTCAACGGCATGCGACGAAGCCGACGTCATCCTGAAAACGAATCCCGAGATTGCCAAGCGTGCTGAAAGTGGCGAGATCACCTGGCGCGAGATTGCCCAGCAAGCGTACTAG
- the hemB gene encoding porphobilinogen synthase: protein MTATGPLGDYPHYRPRRNRQTEWSRRLVRENHLTVDDLIWPIFVQPGKTTRTPIPSLPGVDRVTIDLAVEEAQRAKELGIPVIALFPATPHELKTPQCQEAINPDNLVCQSVRAIKELKLNLGILCDVALDPYSSHGQDGLVKNGYVVNDETVEMLCQQSIVQAMAGCDIIAPSDMMDGRIGAIRKALDHDGYQHVQIMSYAAKYASAFYGPFRDAVGSSGNLGSGDKKTYQMDPANTDEALREVALDIKEGADMVMVKPGMPYLDIVQRVKETFGQPTYVYQVSGEYAMLHAAAGNGWLDLDKTMLESLMAFKRAGADGILTYFAPKAAEMLKKG from the coding sequence ATGACTGCCACGGGCCCGCTCGGAGATTACCCCCACTATCGCCCTCGCCGGAACCGGCAAACCGAATGGTCGCGGCGACTCGTGCGGGAAAACCACCTGACCGTCGACGATCTGATTTGGCCCATCTTCGTTCAACCCGGGAAGACCACGCGAACGCCGATCCCGTCGCTGCCAGGCGTCGACCGGGTTACGATCGACCTCGCCGTCGAAGAAGCCCAGCGTGCCAAAGAGCTAGGCATTCCGGTGATCGCATTGTTTCCGGCAACTCCCCACGAACTGAAGACGCCGCAGTGCCAGGAAGCAATCAACCCGGACAATCTCGTCTGCCAGTCGGTTCGAGCGATCAAAGAGCTAAAGCTGAACCTGGGCATCTTGTGCGACGTCGCGCTCGATCCCTATTCCAGCCACGGGCAAGATGGGCTGGTCAAAAACGGCTACGTGGTCAATGACGAAACGGTCGAGATGTTGTGCCAACAGTCGATCGTCCAGGCAATGGCCGGCTGCGACATCATCGCCCCCAGCGACATGATGGACGGACGCATCGGCGCCATCCGTAAAGCCCTCGATCACGACGGCTACCAGCACGTGCAAATCATGTCGTACGCTGCCAAGTATGCTTCGGCCTTCTATGGCCCATTCCGCGATGCGGTGGGATCTTCCGGCAATCTGGGAAGTGGCGACAAGAAGACGTACCAGATGGATCCGGCCAACACCGACGAGGCGCTGCGTGAAGTGGCCCTCGACATCAAAGAAGGGGCCGACATGGTGATGGTTAAACCAGGGATGCCTTACCTCGACATCGTGCAGCGTGTGAAGGAAACGTTCGGGCAACCCACGTACGTCTATCAGGTCTCGGGCGAGTACGCCATGCTGCACGCCGCGGCCGGCAACGGCTGGCTCGACCTCGACAAGACGATGCTGGAAAGCCTGATGGCATTCAAGCGTGCCGGAGCCGATGGCATCCTGACTTACTTCGCCCCCAAAGCAGCAGAAATGCTAAAGAAGGGTTAG
- a CDS encoding DUF1569 domain-containing protein has product MSFHRNGASDKLSRRELHFENFEDVLGETRSLSRVGYHRVSKWSLGQICDHLSRFMDASLDGFPPAPFYAAIIRPFARMMYLGKILRNEHLPAKMPTLREFTPGEWSEDQKAIAQLEAAIARITDPSAQFLPSPLFGNLTVEEWRKVHLWHCQHHLEFLIPAAKDSSA; this is encoded by the coding sequence ATGAGCTTTCATCGCAATGGCGCAAGCGACAAGTTGTCGCGGCGCGAACTTCATTTCGAGAACTTCGAAGACGTTCTTGGTGAAACCAGAAGTCTTTCTCGTGTCGGGTACCACCGGGTTTCCAAGTGGTCGCTTGGGCAAATCTGCGACCACCTATCGCGATTCATGGATGCGTCGCTCGACGGATTTCCGCCGGCACCTTTCTATGCTGCGATCATTCGTCCGTTTGCCCGCATGATGTATCTTGGCAAGATCCTGCGGAACGAGCATTTGCCGGCTAAGATGCCAACACTCCGGGAATTTACGCCTGGGGAGTGGTCCGAGGATCAAAAGGCGATTGCTCAACTTGAAGCCGCAATCGCCCGCATCACGGACCCTAGCGCCCAGTTTTTACCGTCACCACTTTTTGGCAATTTGACAGTCGAAGAGTGGCGCAAGGTTCACCTGTGGCACTGTCAGCACCACCTGGAATTTCTTATTCCAGCCGCCAAAGACTCCTCCGCCTAG
- the folE2 gene encoding GTP cyclohydrolase FolE2 produces the protein MSTDSPMPSQSPSATPLATEGTRPLAMNTSPRLLPDVANDTAPQFQSSIDRVGMSGIEVAILIRGEDDVLMRTPAKVDAYVSLDDPQTKGIHMSRLYLSLQNELHTEFSRKQLERILGRFLETHSEMSQSAYLQFSFEHMIQRASLLSENTAWRSYPVQVEALRQGNTVKYRVHVRLTYSSACPCSAALSRQLLQQQFEEQFYGHNWMSAATVLNWLGSNSTLIAVPHSQRSHADITVDLDDTREDLPIDEIIQRVEGVLNTAVQAAVKRADEQEFARLNGENLMFCEDAARRMKSAIDPMPGVVDYRIQASHFESLHPHDAVAIVVKGIPGGMVP, from the coding sequence ATGTCCACCGACTCGCCCATGCCTTCGCAATCGCCTTCGGCCACCCCACTGGCTACCGAAGGGACCAGGCCACTGGCTATGAATACTTCCCCGAGACTACTGCCGGATGTCGCCAACGACACCGCTCCGCAGTTTCAATCGTCGATCGATCGCGTGGGAATGTCCGGCATCGAGGTCGCCATTCTGATTCGCGGAGAAGATGACGTGCTGATGCGCACCCCGGCCAAGGTCGATGCGTACGTGAGTCTCGACGACCCACAAACCAAAGGCATCCACATGTCTCGGCTCTACTTGAGCCTGCAGAATGAACTGCACACGGAATTCTCTCGCAAGCAGCTCGAACGCATCCTGGGACGCTTCCTGGAAACGCACAGCGAGATGAGCCAGTCGGCTTACTTGCAGTTCTCGTTCGAGCACATGATCCAGCGGGCCTCGCTCCTTTCGGAAAACACCGCGTGGCGAAGCTATCCGGTTCAGGTCGAGGCGCTGAGGCAGGGTAACACGGTCAAGTATCGCGTTCACGTGCGTTTGACTTATTCGAGTGCCTGTCCGTGCTCCGCGGCGCTTTCGCGACAACTGCTGCAACAGCAGTTTGAAGAGCAGTTCTACGGGCACAACTGGATGAGTGCCGCGACCGTGCTCAACTGGCTGGGCTCGAACAGTACGTTGATCGCGGTTCCTCACAGCCAGCGCAGCCACGCCGATATTACGGTCGACCTGGACGACACGCGTGAAGACTTGCCGATCGACGAGATCATCCAGCGCGTCGAAGGCGTCCTGAATACGGCCGTCCAAGCCGCCGTGAAGCGAGCCGACGAGCAAGAGTTTGCCCGGCTCAATGGCGAGAATCTCATGTTTTGCGAAGACGCGGCCCGACGCATGAAGTCCGCTATCGACCCCATGCCCGGCGTCGTCGACTACCGCATTCAGGCCAGCCACTTTGAAAGTCTTCACCCTCACGACGCGGTTGCGATCGTCGTCAAAGGGATTCCTGGCGGTATGGTTCCTTAG